From Halococcus saccharolyticus DSM 5350, a single genomic window includes:
- a CDS encoding cation:proton antiporter regulatory subunit codes for MTVYETDLPGVGKKFEVELDGERRLVVVIHNTGRREVFVRPEPDADAEKLFDLSDRLARQVGTILEGAYFQPIRTDSIETVLSDDALIEWVNVGPESPFVGGTLAETRLREEIGVSVVAIQRGEETITNPGPDTEIGTDDTLVVLGSRDACRRLHDLAAGDRTLDDDPDDPDAT; via the coding sequence ATGACTGTCTATGAGACCGACCTCCCCGGCGTCGGCAAGAAGTTCGAAGTCGAACTCGATGGCGAGCGCCGGCTGGTCGTCGTGATCCACAACACGGGCCGGCGTGAGGTGTTCGTCCGTCCCGAGCCTGACGCGGACGCCGAAAAGCTGTTCGACCTCTCCGACCGACTGGCTCGCCAGGTCGGTACTATTCTCGAAGGCGCGTATTTCCAGCCCATCCGGACCGATTCCATCGAGACCGTGCTCTCCGACGATGCGCTCATCGAGTGGGTGAACGTCGGCCCGGAATCGCCCTTCGTTGGCGGCACGCTCGCGGAGACGCGACTTCGCGAGGAAATCGGCGTCTCGGTCGTCGCGATCCAGCGCGGTGAGGAGACGATCACCAACCCCGGACCGGACACCGAGATCGGAACCGACGACACGCTCGTGGTGCTCGGCTCGCGGGACGCTTGTCGCCGGCTCCACGATCTCGCCGCCGGCGACCGCACCCTCGACGACGATCCGGACGACCCGGACGCGACGTAG
- a CDS encoding cation:proton antiporter: protein MATLLLELGAAFAAIALAGSLARALGQSVIPFYILAGLVVNPFVLGTLGLPAIEDREVITVLAELGIVFLLFFLGLEFSFEQLLASGDRMTRVGLLDIVVNFPVGVGLGLALGWTPIEAVVLGGIVYISSSAVITKSLIDLGWIANAESEPVLGTLVFEDLAIAVYLALLAALLGGTADLGAALVDVAVVAGFFLALVLAVAVGGGWFERMLAIRSNELFVLRAVALAVLIAGAALAIGASEAVAAFFVGMGFSSTDHVHRLETLLVPLRDVFAAVFFFWIGLRTDPRLVVGVAVPLALAVVLTAPAKFVSGYYGGRLYDLDDRRSVRVACSLVTRGEFSLIIAALAATQGTGPVLTETVPAFAVGYVLVMSVLGTTLMDSAGTVERLLEPVLPG, encoded by the coding sequence ATGGCGACGCTCCTGCTCGAACTCGGCGCGGCCTTCGCCGCGATCGCGCTCGCGGGCTCGCTCGCCCGAGCGCTCGGTCAGTCGGTCATCCCGTTTTACATCCTCGCCGGCCTCGTAGTCAACCCCTTCGTGCTTGGTACACTCGGCTTGCCCGCCATCGAGGACCGCGAGGTCATCACCGTCCTCGCGGAGCTCGGGATCGTCTTCCTCCTCTTTTTCCTCGGACTCGAGTTCTCGTTCGAGCAGTTGCTCGCGAGCGGCGACCGGATGACGAGGGTGGGACTGCTCGACATCGTGGTGAACTTCCCGGTCGGCGTCGGGCTCGGTCTCGCGCTCGGCTGGACGCCGATCGAGGCGGTCGTGCTCGGCGGGATCGTCTACATCTCCTCTAGTGCAGTGATCACGAAGTCGCTGATCGACCTGGGGTGGATCGCGAACGCCGAGAGCGAACCCGTGCTCGGGACGCTCGTGTTCGAGGATCTCGCCATCGCAGTCTACCTCGCGCTTCTGGCGGCACTGCTCGGTGGGACCGCCGACCTCGGTGCAGCGCTCGTGGACGTCGCGGTCGTGGCCGGCTTCTTCCTCGCCTTGGTGCTCGCGGTGGCCGTCGGCGGCGGGTGGTTCGAGCGCATGCTCGCCATCCGCTCGAACGAGCTGTTCGTTCTTCGGGCGGTGGCGCTGGCGGTACTCATCGCGGGTGCGGCGCTCGCGATCGGGGCGAGCGAGGCGGTTGCGGCCTTTTTCGTTGGGATGGGGTTCAGTTCGACCGACCACGTCCACCGGCTCGAAACGCTGCTCGTCCCGCTCCGGGACGTGTTCGCGGCCGTCTTCTTCTTCTGGATCGGGCTCCGGACCGATCCGCGCCTCGTCGTGGGAGTTGCCGTTCCGCTCGCGTTGGCAGTCGTTCTCACTGCCCCGGCGAAGTTCGTCTCGGGGTACTATGGGGGACGGCTGTATGATCTCGACGACCGTCGGTCGGTCCGGGTCGCGTGCAGCCTCGTTACCCGCGGGGAGTTCTCGCTTATCATCGCGGCGCTCGCGGCGACCCAGGGCACCGGACCGGTGCTGACTGAGACGGTACCGGCATTTGCCGTGGGTTACGTCCTCGTCATGAGTGTGCTTGGCACGACCCTGATGGATTCCGCAGGGACCGTCGAACGGCTGCTTGAACCTGTTCTTCCCGGCTGA
- a CDS encoding DEAD/DEAH box helicase gives MATTGEEYVERPLVASDVLERRQYQVELAREAARGHTLVCLPTGLGKTTVSLLVTATRLHEVGGTALLLAPTKPLVTQHTEFYREALTIPDEEIVVFTGEVRPDDREDLFERARVVIATPQVIENDLIGGRIDLADVSHLTFDECHRASGEYAYNYIAERYHADSEAPLVTGMSASPGGDEEAIRSVCENLGLSTVAVMTEDDADVAAYTHRTDVEWERVTLPDEILAIRDALVAVIEDRLEGLKELGVTRSTSADISQRDLNRIRGELQQLIDNDQSEGYEGMSIHAEVMKLRRAVTLAETQSVESLRRYFERQRNAARSSGASKAAQRFVSEAKVRDAMDRVERFDDLHPKFRRARILLAQTLGIEDGERVIVFTESRDTAETLTDFLGEHFSTRKFVGQGDKEGSDGMTQKEQQETLDEFRNGEFEVLVSTSVAEEGLDVPEVDLVLFYEPVPTAIRSIQRKGRTGRQTEGRVMVLLAEDTRDEAYFWKSRHEESRMEEELETLKSAARAIESDLAQSDLGSFESSDVAVTGESATTDDGAAANATAGDGGQSGLTAFATPDEVAAEDGAAGATDVGDADEEDEAGVVATATADAEDETEIVIDQRELDSSIARDLSTREGTETRLETLAVGDYVLSDRVVVERKSVSDFLDTLTGGDRSVFEQVGDASRHYARPVVVIEGEDLYGERNVHPNAIRGALASLAVDFGASVLRTTDEADTADLLAVIAGREQEVDDREVSVHGEKGTKTLAEQQEYVVSAIADIGPVTARALLDAFGTVEGVMIANEDDLREVSGIGEVTAERIREVVGSDYET, from the coding sequence ATGGCGACGACCGGCGAGGAGTACGTCGAGCGCCCGCTCGTGGCTTCGGACGTCCTCGAACGCCGGCAGTATCAGGTCGAACTCGCGCGCGAGGCCGCGCGCGGGCACACGTTGGTCTGTCTTCCGACCGGGCTGGGAAAGACCACCGTGAGCCTGCTCGTGACGGCGACCCGACTCCACGAGGTAGGTGGGACTGCACTCTTGCTCGCGCCGACCAAACCCCTCGTGACCCAACACACCGAGTTCTACCGCGAGGCCCTCACGATCCCGGACGAGGAGATCGTCGTGTTCACCGGCGAGGTCCGGCCCGACGACAGGGAGGATCTCTTCGAGCGCGCACGCGTGGTGATCGCCACTCCCCAGGTGATCGAAAACGACCTCATCGGCGGCCGAATCGATCTCGCCGACGTCTCGCATCTGACGTTCGACGAGTGTCACCGCGCGTCGGGCGAGTACGCCTACAACTACATCGCCGAGCGCTATCACGCCGACAGCGAGGCCCCCCTGGTCACCGGCATGAGCGCGTCCCCGGGCGGCGATGAGGAGGCGATCCGGTCGGTCTGTGAGAACCTCGGACTCTCGACCGTGGCGGTGATGACCGAGGACGACGCCGACGTCGCGGCGTACACCCATCGCACGGACGTCGAGTGGGAGCGCGTGACCCTTCCCGACGAGATTCTCGCGATCCGGGACGCGCTGGTGGCGGTGATTGAGGATCGGCTCGAGGGGCTGAAAGAACTCGGTGTGACCCGTTCGACCAGTGCGGACATCTCCCAGCGCGATCTGAATCGGATTCGCGGGGAACTCCAGCAGTTGATCGACAACGATCAGTCAGAGGGCTACGAGGGGATGAGCATTCACGCCGAGGTGATGAAGCTCCGGCGGGCGGTCACGCTCGCCGAGACCCAGAGCGTCGAGTCCCTCCGACGATACTTCGAGCGCCAGCGCAACGCCGCACGCTCCTCGGGGGCGTCGAAGGCCGCCCAGCGGTTCGTCTCCGAGGCCAAAGTCAGAGACGCCATGGACCGCGTCGAGCGCTTCGACGATCTCCACCCGAAGTTCCGCCGAGCGCGCATTCTGCTCGCCCAAACGTTAGGAATCGAGGACGGCGAGCGCGTCATCGTGTTCACCGAGTCGCGCGACACCGCCGAGACTCTGACCGACTTTCTCGGCGAGCACTTCAGCACGCGGAAGTTCGTGGGGCAGGGTGACAAGGAGGGCTCGGATGGGATGACCCAGAAGGAGCAACAGGAAACCTTGGACGAATTTCGGAATGGGGAGTTCGAGGTCCTCGTCTCGACCTCCGTGGCGGAGGAGGGTCTCGACGTCCCCGAGGTCGATCTCGTCCTGTTCTACGAGCCAGTCCCGACTGCGATCCGATCGATCCAGCGCAAGGGCCGGACCGGTCGCCAGACGGAGGGCCGGGTGATGGTGTTGCTCGCCGAGGACACCCGCGACGAGGCGTACTTCTGGAAGTCCCGTCACGAGGAATCTCGGATGGAAGAAGAGCTCGAAACGCTGAAAAGTGCCGCCAGAGCCATCGAGTCCGATCTCGCCCAGTCGGACCTCGGTTCGTTCGAGAGTAGTGACGTGGCGGTGACCGGCGAATCCGCCACGACCGACGACGGCGCAGCCGCGAACGCGACCGCGGGCGACGGCGGGCAGTCGGGCCTGACGGCGTTCGCAACACCGGACGAGGTCGCCGCTGAGGACGGGGCTGCCGGAGCGACCGACGTGGGTGACGCGGACGAGGAGGACGAAGCGGGCGTCGTGGCGACAGCCACCGCTGACGCCGAGGACGAGACCGAGATCGTGATCGACCAGCGCGAACTCGACTCGTCGATCGCGCGCGACCTCTCGACGCGCGAGGGGACCGAGACCCGTCTGGAGACGCTCGCGGTCGGCGACTACGTGCTCTCGGATCGGGTGGTCGTCGAGCGTAAATCCGTGAGCGACTTCCTCGACACGCTGACCGGCGGGGACCGGTCGGTGTTCGAGCAGGTCGGCGACGCGTCGCGTCACTACGCCAGGCCCGTCGTCGTGATCGAGGGCGAGGACCTCTACGGCGAGCGGAACGTCCACCCGAACGCGATCCGGGGTGCGCTCGCTTCCTTGGCCGTGGACTTCGGCGCGAGCGTGCTCCGGACGACAGACGAAGCCGACACCGCTGACCTCCTCGCCGTGATCGCCGGCCGCGAACAGGAGGTTGACGATCGCGAGGTCAGCGTTCACGGCGAGAAGGGGACGAAGACGCTGGCCGAACAGCAGGAGTACGTCGTGAGCGCGATCGCGGACATCGGGCCGGTGACCGCACGCGCACTGCTCGACGCGTTCGGGACGGTTGAGGGCGTGATGATCGCGAACGAGGACGACCTCCGTGAGGTGTCGGGGATCGGTGAAGTCACGGCCGAGCGGATCCGCGAGGTCGTCGGCAGCGACTACGAGACGTAG
- a CDS encoding Sjogren's syndrome/scleroderma autoantigen 1 family protein, with protein sequence MSDFDKEAEREKLRERFAEDEEKRETTEQMSELLLQGATMTNSHCDTCGNPLFRYDGQTFCSTCQQATGEDSETRTAANDAPAAGGAAGAETADDSRQIPVDDPHDERSAEADRAAESRPRETTAGTGRPKSTPVDDRRAPPSQSRGDVTNASPDRGSNEGTGDLAATEASLSRTLHRLASAAENIDDLGRARDHLAAAHEAAEALEAVRNARR encoded by the coding sequence ATGAGCGACTTCGACAAGGAAGCCGAACGCGAGAAACTCCGTGAGCGGTTCGCCGAGGACGAGGAGAAACGCGAGACGACCGAGCAGATGAGCGAGCTCCTCCTCCAGGGTGCGACGATGACCAACAGCCACTGCGACACCTGCGGGAACCCGCTGTTCCGCTACGACGGACAGACGTTCTGCTCGACGTGCCAGCAGGCCACCGGCGAAGACAGCGAGACGAGGACCGCGGCGAACGACGCGCCGGCCGCTGGCGGGGCAGCAGGGGCCGAAACAGCGGACGACAGCCGACAGATCCCCGTCGACGATCCTCACGACGAGCGGTCCGCCGAAGCCGATCGTGCCGCGGAATCACGACCCCGGGAGACGACTGCGGGGACAGGACGGCCGAAGTCGACACCGGTCGACGATCGGCGTGCGCCACCGTCGCAGTCGCGTGGCGACGTGACGAATGCGAGCCCTGATCGGGGCTCCAACGAAGGAACGGGCGATCTCGCGGCGACCGAGGCGTCGCTCTCGCGCACCCTCCATCGACTCGCGAGCGCCGCCGAGAACATCGACGACCTCGGACGAGCACGCGACCACCTCGCCGCCGCCCACGAGGCCGCTGAAGCGCTCGAAGCCGTGCGGAACGCACGACGTTAA
- a CDS encoding sulfurtransferase, which yields MSDYANDVLVSADWVEEHIEEFQDDDPAYRLIEVDVDTEAYEEAHAPGAIGLNWETQLQDQTRRDVLSKEDFADVMGEHGLTEDSTVVLYGDNSNWFAAYTYWQFKYYGHDDVKLMNGGRDYWLANDYPTTTDVPEFSSQDYAASGPYEGIRAYRTDVENAMERGVPLVDVRSPEEFKGEILAPPGLQETAQRGGHIPGASNISWAATVNDDGTFKTADELRELYESDGVTDDQEVVAYCRIGERSSIAWFALHELLGYENVVNYDGSWTEWGNLVNAPIETGEAE from the coding sequence ATGAGTGACTACGCAAATGACGTGCTCGTTTCGGCCGACTGGGTCGAGGAGCACATCGAGGAGTTTCAGGACGACGACCCCGCATACCGATTGATCGAGGTCGACGTCGACACGGAGGCGTACGAGGAGGCCCACGCACCGGGTGCGATCGGGCTGAACTGGGAAACCCAACTTCAGGACCAGACCCGACGCGACGTCCTCTCGAAGGAGGACTTCGCGGACGTGATGGGCGAGCACGGTCTCACGGAGGATAGTACAGTAGTTCTCTACGGCGACAACTCGAACTGGTTCGCGGCGTACACCTACTGGCAGTTCAAGTACTACGGCCACGACGACGTGAAGCTGATGAACGGCGGCCGGGACTACTGGCTGGCGAACGACTACCCGACTACGACCGACGTACCGGAGTTTTCGAGTCAAGACTACGCCGCGAGCGGCCCATACGAGGGGATTCGGGCGTACCGCACCGATGTCGAGAACGCGATGGAGCGCGGCGTTCCCCTCGTCGACGTTCGCTCGCCCGAGGAGTTCAAGGGCGAGATCCTCGCGCCGCCCGGACTCCAGGAGACCGCCCAACGTGGCGGCCACATCCCCGGCGCGTCGAACATCTCGTGGGCCGCGACGGTCAACGACGACGGCACGTTCAAGACCGCCGACGAACTCCGCGAGCTCTACGAGTCCGACGGCGTGACCGACGATCAGGAGGTCGTCGCGTACTGCCGGATCGGCGAGCGCTCCTCGATCGCGTGGTTCGCGCTCCACGAACTGCTGGGCTACGAGAACGTCGTGAACTACGACGGCTCGTGGACCGAGTGGGGGAATCTGGTCAACGCCCCGATCGAGACAGGCGAGGCCGAGTGA